In Pseudomonas sp. Leaf58, one DNA window encodes the following:
- a CDS encoding ABC transporter ATP-binding protein, with protein sequence MVHAILAPAAHQALLAVNDIEVIYDGAILAVAGVSLQVGQGDIVALLGANGAGKSTTLKAISGLVQADRAQVSRGQIRFQGQDTAGVAAHALAREGIVHVLEGRHVFAHLTIEENLRCAGFLRNPTRRELEQQLERIYAWFPRLKTKRKAQAGLTSGGEQQMLAIGRALMTTPRLVLLDEPSMGLAPIIVEEIFAIVAQLNAQEGMSFLIAEQNINVALRHASYAYILENGRVVGEGAAAELAAQEDIQHFYLGGKAG encoded by the coding sequence ATGGTCCATGCGATTCTTGCACCCGCCGCGCACCAAGCGCTGCTGGCGGTAAACGACATCGAAGTAATCTACGACGGCGCTATTCTCGCTGTGGCCGGGGTTTCACTGCAGGTCGGGCAGGGCGATATCGTCGCGCTGCTTGGCGCCAACGGCGCTGGCAAAAGCACTACGCTGAAGGCGATCTCCGGGTTGGTCCAGGCCGACCGTGCGCAGGTCAGCCGTGGCCAAATCCGCTTTCAGGGGCAGGACACCGCCGGTGTCGCGGCCCACGCGTTGGCACGCGAGGGGATCGTCCACGTCTTGGAGGGGCGGCATGTATTCGCTCACCTGACCATCGAGGAGAACCTGCGCTGCGCCGGCTTTCTGCGTAACCCAACGCGGCGCGAGCTGGAACAGCAACTGGAGCGTATCTACGCCTGGTTTCCGCGTTTGAAGACCAAGCGCAAGGCACAGGCCGGGCTGACCTCGGGCGGCGAGCAACAGATGCTCGCCATTGGCCGCGCGTTAATGACCACGCCACGCCTGGTGCTGCTCGACGAGCCTTCGATGGGCCTGGCACCGATTATCGTCGAGGAAATCTTTGCCATCGTCGCCCAGCTCAACGCCCAGGAAGGGATGAGCTTTCTGATCGCCGAACAGAACATCAACGTCGCCCTGCGGCATGCCAGTTACGCCTACATCCTGGAGAACGGCCGGGTGGTGGGTGAGGGGGCCGCCGCCGAGCTGGCGGCACAGGAAGACATCCAGCATTTCTACCTGGGCGGCAAGGCCGGCTGA
- a CDS encoding M24 family metallopeptidase: MQMPTTIQIKNGKKVKPTFSQQEYANRQSKLRSYLAQNNIDAAVFTSYHNINYYSDFLYCSFGRPYALVVTQEAVVSISANIDGGQPWRRTVGTDNIIYTDWQRDNYFVAIQQALPKAGRIGIEFDHLNLMNRDKLASRYPQAELVDIAAPCMRMRMIKSAEEHAIIRQGARVADIGGAAVVEALRDQVPEYEVALHATQAMVREIARTYPDSELMDTWTWFQSGINTDGAHNPVTSRKVNKGDILSLNCFPMIAGYYTALERTLFLDHCSDEHLRLWEVNVKVHEAGLKLVKPGMRCSDIALQLNEIFLEHDLLQYRTFGYGHSFGTLSHYYGREAGLELREDIDTVLEPGMVVSIEPMIMLPEGLPGAGGYREHDILIVNEHGSENITKFPYGPEHNIIKK, from the coding sequence ATGCAAATGCCAACAACCATTCAGATCAAGAACGGCAAAAAAGTTAAGCCAACGTTCTCGCAACAGGAATATGCCAACCGTCAGTCCAAGTTGCGCAGTTACCTGGCACAAAACAATATCGATGCTGCGGTCTTCACTTCCTACCACAATATCAACTACTACAGCGACTTCCTTTACTGCTCGTTCGGCCGCCCCTATGCACTGGTGGTAACGCAGGAAGCGGTCGTGTCGATCAGCGCCAACATCGATGGTGGCCAGCCATGGCGCCGTACGGTCGGTACCGACAACATCATTTACACCGACTGGCAGCGTGATAACTATTTTGTCGCGATTCAGCAGGCACTGCCCAAGGCTGGGCGTATCGGCATCGAGTTCGACCACCTGAACCTGATGAACCGCGACAAACTGGCCAGCCGTTATCCGCAGGCCGAACTGGTGGATATCGCCGCGCCGTGCATGCGCATGCGCATGATCAAGTCGGCTGAGGAACACGCGATCATTCGGCAGGGGGCCCGGGTTGCCGACATCGGTGGTGCAGCGGTCGTGGAGGCCCTGCGTGATCAGGTCCCTGAGTACGAAGTGGCGCTGCACGCTACCCAAGCGATGGTGCGTGAAATCGCCCGTACTTACCCGGACTCCGAGCTGATGGATACATGGACCTGGTTCCAGTCCGGCATCAATACCGACGGCGCCCACAACCCAGTGACGTCGCGCAAGGTCAACAAGGGCGACATCCTTAGCCTCAACTGCTTCCCGATGATCGCGGGTTACTACACCGCGCTGGAACGGACGCTTTTCCTGGACCACTGCTCCGATGAACACCTGCGCCTTTGGGAAGTCAACGTCAAGGTGCATGAGGCGGGCCTGAAACTGGTCAAGCCCGGCATGCGCTGCAGCGATATCGCCCTGCAGTTGAACGAGATCTTCCTGGAGCACGATCTGCTGCAATACCGCACGTTTGGCTACGGCCACTCGTTCGGGACGCTGAGCCACTACTACGGTCGCGAGGCAGGCCTAGAGTTGCGTGAAGACATCGACACCGTACTCGAGCCCGGCATGGTGGTATCGATCGAGCCGATGATCATGCTGCCCGAGGGCCTGCCCGGTGCTGGCGGCTACCGTGAACATGACATCCTGATCGTCAATGAGCACGGCAGTGAAAACATCACCAAGTTCCCGTACGGCCCAGAGCACAACATCATCAAGAAGTAA
- a CDS encoding ABC transporter ATP-binding protein — protein sequence MTQPLVVFDNVVKHFGSFVAVEPMNLEIYKGEFVAIMGSSGCGKTTTLRMLAGLDKPSSGEIRLNGQRINDLYSWQRDTPLVWQNLALFPFLNVVENVEFGLRMRGMAKAARRKKALQWLERLDLAEFATRDISMLSGGQRQRVALARSLVTEPSILLLDEPLSALDAHLSVRMQAVLTGLQKDLGITFVYVTHSQSEAFAMADRVVIMSRGRVEQMGSPKNIFLEPHNRFVAEFVGGKNIFAGVALGFIDTGLVRIDSPHGRFRARVPEGRTVGLGEEVTVCIGAEHINLTTQPTADCQLPCTVVGEEFNGSMVNVYLETRDGLELQVQRPNADYHALELKAGQTVYAGWADARALILRGN from the coding sequence ATGACGCAACCGTTAGTGGTATTCGACAACGTGGTGAAACACTTCGGCAGTTTCGTGGCTGTCGAACCGATGAACCTGGAAATCTACAAGGGCGAGTTCGTGGCGATCATGGGCTCCAGCGGCTGTGGCAAAACCACCACGCTGCGCATGCTGGCTGGGCTCGACAAGCCAAGCTCAGGCGAGATTCGCTTGAACGGCCAGCGCATCAACGACCTTTACTCGTGGCAACGAGACACGCCGCTGGTGTGGCAAAACCTGGCGTTGTTCCCGTTTTTGAATGTGGTGGAAAACGTTGAATTTGGCTTGCGGATGCGCGGTATGGCCAAGGCCGCGCGGCGCAAGAAAGCATTGCAATGGCTAGAACGGCTTGACCTGGCGGAGTTCGCCACGCGGGACATCAGTATGCTCTCCGGCGGGCAGCGCCAGCGCGTAGCCTTGGCTCGTTCGCTGGTCACCGAACCGTCGATCCTGCTGCTGGATGAGCCGCTCAGCGCGCTCGATGCGCACTTGAGTGTGCGCATGCAGGCGGTGTTGACCGGTTTGCAGAAGGACTTGGGTATCACCTTTGTGTACGTCACCCACAGCCAATCGGAAGCCTTTGCCATGGCTGACCGGGTGGTGATCATGAGCCGCGGTCGGGTCGAGCAGATGGGTTCGCCGAAGAATATCTTTCTGGAACCACATAACCGTTTTGTCGCCGAATTCGTGGGTGGCAAGAACATTTTCGCCGGGGTTGCCCTTGGTTTCATCGATACAGGGCTGGTTCGAATCGATTCGCCCCATGGTCGCTTCCGTGCACGCGTGCCTGAAGGCCGCACGGTTGGTTTGGGGGAGGAGGTAACGGTGTGCATCGGCGCCGAACATATCAACCTGACCACGCAACCGACAGCCGATTGCCAGTTGCCTTGCACGGTGGTGGGTGAGGAGTTCAACGGCTCGATGGTCAACGTTTACCTGGAAACCCGCGACGGCCTGGAGTTGCAGGTGCAGCGGCCGAACGCGGACTACCACGCGCTTGAGTTGAAGGCCGGCCAGACCGTGTATGCCGGCTGGGCTGATGCGCGTGCGCTGATTTTGCGTGGCAATTAG
- a CDS encoding ABC transporter permease — protein MNEHRVINFMLRSFVAVVFLFILTPIIGSFVFSFNVDRFPSLPLGGFSLRWYEAIAADPQVWQAFKNSLVVGVVVSLVSTLLGFTAAYTDFRYHFFGKSVYMALALLPPTIPVVILGLAMLAFLSRVGLSGELQAVMISHIVMCSPFAMAVIRMRLAQMDPQLEAAAWNLGASQWNAMRCVILPFTAPSIFAALFVTMAVSFDEFAVAWFVSGLNETVPVRILNTLQGQVSPTINAIGTLVFITTITLTTLAQLLLMSRQKKPADGKRS, from the coding sequence ATGAACGAGCATCGTGTCATCAACTTCATGTTGCGCAGCTTTGTCGCCGTGGTCTTCCTGTTCATCCTCACGCCGATCATTGGCAGCTTCGTGTTCTCCTTCAATGTCGACCGTTTCCCATCCTTGCCGCTGGGTGGGTTCAGTTTGCGCTGGTACGAGGCGATCGCAGCAGACCCGCAAGTGTGGCAAGCGTTCAAGAACAGCCTGGTCGTCGGGGTGGTGGTCTCGTTGGTTTCTACGCTGCTCGGTTTTACTGCGGCGTATACCGACTTCCGTTACCACTTTTTCGGCAAGTCGGTGTACATGGCGCTGGCACTGCTGCCACCGACCATCCCCGTGGTGATCCTTGGCCTGGCGATGCTGGCGTTCTTGTCGCGGGTCGGCCTGTCGGGCGAGCTGCAGGCCGTGATGATCAGCCACATTGTGATGTGTTCGCCTTTTGCGATGGCGGTTATCCGCATGCGCCTGGCGCAGATGGACCCGCAACTGGAGGCGGCGGCCTGGAACCTCGGCGCCAGCCAGTGGAACGCCATGCGCTGTGTGATCCTGCCGTTCACAGCGCCAAGCATTTTCGCCGCACTGTTCGTGACCATGGCGGTGTCGTTCGACGAGTTCGCGGTTGCCTGGTTTGTCTCGGGGCTCAACGAGACGGTGCCGGTGCGCATTCTCAATACCTTGCAAGGCCAAGTGAGCCCGACCATCAACGCTATCGGCACGCTCGTGTTCATCACCACGATCACGCTGACGACCCTCGCGCAGCTGTTGCTGATGAGCCGGCAGAAAAAGCCCGCTGACGGCAAACGCAGTTGA
- a CDS encoding ABC transporter permease — protein sequence MISNKVSPPLPAREQPSDTRASAQSRRSFRLPWYGLSFSLPILIWQWVFFVFPLVFLVTISFWLVRNFRMQPAFESLNWSYMFSRGFFWDAYFHTWAMAAGACALISVVAFPCAYAIAFKFRAATRQWLILLLITPFFTSYLVRTYSWQVFLSDQGLLNSALALLGIGPLPMLNTAFGSYVGYFTLCLPLVVLLQVFSLMYIDRTLIEAAHNLRAGRVRTVFLVIIPSARVGIVVAALFCFIMTFGDFVSPLYLGGGQPPTLSTLITDTTKSGQQWPRAAVIATTMIVTLLMVAFLMVRYAYRRRA from the coding sequence ATGATCTCGAACAAGGTATCGCCCCCGCTGCCCGCCCGTGAGCAACCCAGTGACACGCGTGCTTCTGCTCAAAGCAGGCGAAGCTTTCGCCTGCCTTGGTATGGGTTGAGTTTTTCTTTACCGATACTGATCTGGCAATGGGTGTTCTTTGTATTCCCGCTGGTATTCCTGGTGACCATCAGCTTCTGGTTAGTCCGCAACTTTCGCATGCAACCGGCATTCGAAAGCCTGAACTGGAGCTACATGTTCAGCCGCGGGTTCTTCTGGGATGCCTACTTCCACACCTGGGCCATGGCAGCAGGTGCTTGTGCCCTGATCAGTGTCGTGGCGTTCCCCTGCGCCTACGCCATTGCCTTCAAGTTTCGCGCAGCGACCCGGCAGTGGCTGATCTTGCTGTTGATTACACCTTTTTTCACCAGCTACCTGGTCCGCACCTATTCCTGGCAAGTCTTCCTCAGCGATCAAGGCTTGCTCAATAGCGCGCTGGCACTGCTGGGAATAGGGCCATTGCCCATGCTCAATACTGCCTTCGGCAGTTACGTGGGTTACTTCACCCTGTGCTTGCCGCTGGTGGTGCTGTTGCAGGTGTTCAGCCTGATGTACATCGACCGAACATTGATCGAAGCGGCGCACAACTTACGCGCAGGCCGTGTGCGCACGGTGTTTCTGGTGATCATACCGTCGGCGCGGGTGGGCATCGTGGTGGCGGCGCTGTTCTGTTTCATCATGACTTTCGGCGATTTTGTCAGCCCGCTTTACCTCGGTGGCGGCCAACCGCCGACCTTGAGCACGCTCATTACCGACACCACCAAATCAGGGCAGCAATGGCCGCGTGCGGCGGTCATTGCCACGACGATGATCGTGACCTTGCTCATGGTGGCGTTCCTGATGGTTCGCTATGCCTACCGGAGGCGCGCATGA
- a CDS encoding extracellular solute-binding protein — MTYRADLSRRTFIKNSSVLAGAAALGTWLPSNSWGAAEKELVILAWAGHAAPDIVADFERQHGIKVRAKYYTGGDNMLGLIAQSPPGTFDLILSDAEYVQQLNAADYIERLDPADYPFDDFFPEFQHFPGHWKGDELYSVMVRFGFLGIAFNTQLLAESRVKSYQVFWDESLKGKVGHFDWHLPNLGQVSLLNNNRLPYDIDAAQWKKVQEKTLSLRSQVGGFFDYGGTFASLKNGQVHAMCGIGDWITGVLQRAGAPVKTVVPEEGGLQWTESYCIAKKARSPELAKKFIQYITSPEGQVKSAKMEAYPALIPNKRGWALLNQVDPAEAKRQGMVLGQRNVMDDIREGRIQYRALPVQQNLEQWNDFWSEYKGA; from the coding sequence ATGACGTATCGCGCCGATTTGTCACGCCGTACATTCATCAAAAACAGCAGCGTGCTTGCCGGTGCGGCAGCACTGGGCACCTGGCTGCCCAGCAACAGTTGGGGCGCAGCAGAAAAAGAACTGGTGATATTGGCTTGGGCCGGGCATGCCGCCCCCGATATCGTGGCTGATTTCGAGCGCCAGCACGGTATCAAGGTGCGTGCCAAATACTACACCGGCGGCGATAACATGCTTGGGCTGATAGCCCAGTCGCCACCCGGTACATTCGACCTGATCTTGTCGGATGCCGAGTATGTACAGCAACTTAACGCAGCCGATTATATCGAGCGACTAGACCCGGCGGATTACCCGTTCGATGACTTCTTTCCAGAATTCCAACACTTCCCGGGCCACTGGAAGGGGGATGAGTTGTATTCGGTGATGGTCCGCTTTGGTTTTCTTGGGATTGCCTTCAATACCCAACTGCTGGCCGAATCCAGAGTCAAAAGTTACCAGGTATTCTGGGACGAAAGTCTAAAGGGCAAGGTGGGGCACTTCGATTGGCACTTGCCGAATCTTGGGCAAGTTAGCCTGCTCAATAACAACCGTCTGCCCTACGACATTGATGCTGCGCAGTGGAAAAAGGTGCAGGAAAAAACCTTGAGCCTGCGCAGCCAAGTGGGCGGCTTCTTCGACTATGGCGGAACGTTCGCCTCGCTGAAGAATGGCCAGGTGCATGCGATGTGTGGCATTGGCGACTGGATCACCGGTGTTCTGCAGCGTGCCGGGGCCCCGGTGAAAACCGTCGTGCCAGAGGAGGGTGGCTTGCAGTGGACCGAATCCTACTGCATTGCGAAAAAGGCCCGTAGCCCCGAGCTGGCAAAAAAGTTCATTCAATACATCACCTCACCCGAAGGCCAGGTTAAGTCGGCGAAGATGGAGGCTTATCCAGCGCTGATACCCAACAAGCGCGGCTGGGCGTTGCTCAACCAAGTCGACCCGGCTGAAGCGAAACGGCAGGGCATGGTACTGGGCCAGCGCAACGTCATGGACGATATCCGCGAGGGACGTATCCAGTACCGCGCGCTCCCGGTGCAACAGAACTTGGAGCAATGGAACGACTTTTGGTCGGAATACAAGGGCGCTTGA